From Bacteroidota bacterium, one genomic window encodes:
- a CDS encoding cupin domain-containing protein: MQTVNLNTLKKTLFGQENDNEARVSGVFPLSVATGNKSTALVYFELEPGKKVPSHTDTAEEVLLILGGKAEVTIGDETGIAVEGTLAVVPAMEPHSVRNIGKEKVRVVGFFSSNTVMSTFEEPLMPMEQVPAPPNSERTLVTPFPALLEQDVLKN, translated from the coding sequence ATGCAAACAGTAAATCTAAACACGCTGAAGAAAACGCTGTTCGGTCAGGAAAACGACAACGAAGCGCGGGTATCAGGAGTATTTCCCCTTTCCGTCGCAACGGGAAACAAGAGTACGGCTCTGGTCTACTTCGAACTTGAACCGGGCAAGAAAGTCCCCTCACACACCGACACCGCCGAAGAAGTACTGCTGATTCTGGGCGGAAAGGCAGAGGTGACGATCGGCGACGAAACCGGGATTGCTGTCGAGGGAACGCTGGCTGTTGTTCCTGCAATGGAGCCGCATTCAGTGAGGAATATCGGGAAGGAGAAAGTCCGGGTTGTCGGCTTCTTCTCCAGCAACACGGTAATGAGTACGTTTGAAGAACCACTCATGCCAATGGAGCAAGTTCCTGCGCCTCCGAACAGCGAACGAACGCTGGTGACGCCGTTCCCGGCATTGCTTGAGCAGGATGTATTGAAGAACTAA
- a CDS encoding homocysteine S-methyltransferase family protein, giving the protein MASKYGYALPQLGGELFLTDGGIESTLIFHEGAELPYFSAFDLLSYSRGTDLLRKYFRTYAEVAARYGTGLILESATWRANPDWARKIGYSREELADANRKSIFLLEEIRDEFDAALEHLVISGCLGPRGDGYVPTAVMNEKEAEEYHSEQVFTFVETAADMVSAITMNYTAEAIGIARAAQRAELPVAISFTVETDGNLPTGQALRDAIREVEAATGCYPAYYMINCAHPTHFDHILTNDPVFDRIRGLRANASRKSHAELNDSTELDAGNPLELGMQYAELTRRLKNLNILGGCCGTDHRHIEQIAEARVPLFETVVINNHN; this is encoded by the coding sequence ATGGCAAGCAAATACGGATACGCACTTCCGCAACTCGGCGGCGAGTTGTTTTTGACAGATGGCGGGATTGAAAGCACGTTGATTTTTCATGAGGGGGCCGAGCTTCCTTACTTTTCGGCGTTCGACCTTCTCAGCTATTCGAGAGGAACCGACCTGCTGCGCAAATACTTCCGCACGTACGCCGAGGTGGCTGCACGCTACGGAACGGGATTGATTTTGGAAAGCGCAACCTGGCGCGCCAATCCGGATTGGGCGAGGAAAATAGGATACTCAAGAGAGGAGCTGGCGGATGCGAATCGCAAGTCAATTTTTCTTCTTGAAGAGATTCGGGATGAGTTCGACGCGGCACTGGAGCATCTGGTGATTAGCGGATGCCTCGGTCCTCGCGGTGACGGATATGTGCCGACCGCTGTGATGAACGAGAAAGAAGCAGAAGAGTATCACAGCGAACAGGTGTTCACCTTTGTCGAAACAGCGGCAGATATGGTCAGCGCGATTACCATGAACTACACTGCCGAGGCAATCGGGATTGCACGGGCTGCGCAGCGTGCGGAGCTGCCTGTTGCAATCTCCTTCACCGTCGAAACCGACGGCAATCTTCCGACCGGACAGGCGCTGCGAGATGCCATCCGTGAAGTTGAAGCGGCAACGGGCTGCTATCCGGCTTACTACATGATCAATTGCGCACACCCGACGCATTTCGATCATATTCTGACAAACGATCCTGTGTTCGACCGGATTCGTGGACTGAGAGCCAATGCGTCACGCAAGAGTCATGCAGAACTGAATGACTCAACAGAACTCGATGCAGGGAATCCGCTGGAACTCGGAATGCAGTACGCCGAACTCACACGCCGACTCAAGAACTTGAACATTCTGGGCGGATGCTGCGGAACAGACCATCGGCACATCGAGCAGATTGCGGAGGCGCGCGTGCCGCTTTTCGAAACAGTAGTAATCAACAATCACAATTAA
- a CDS encoding TonB family protein has protein sequence MNYLLATLVSSVVSISPVKGNDSAIPTSPVAMKPAEVIRIDKPAYPDYARAYKMEGEVVVEVQVGEDGKATQINLVKEDHPVFNNAAITAAANADYAPATMQDKAVKSRVKIPFTFKNKR, from the coding sequence ATGAACTACCTTCTTGCAACACTCGTCTCATCCGTCGTTTCGATTTCGCCCGTGAAGGGCAACGACTCGGCGATCCCGACCTCACCGGTGGCAATGAAGCCGGCGGAAGTCATCCGGATTGACAAGCCTGCGTACCCCGACTATGCCCGCGCGTACAAAATGGAGGGCGAAGTTGTGGTGGAAGTCCAGGTTGGTGAAGACGGGAAGGCAACGCAGATCAACCTCGTGAAGGAAGATCACCCGGTATTCAACAACGCCGCCATCACGGCTGCGGCCAACGCTGATTACGCCCCTGCCACAATGCAGGACAAGGCGGTAAAGAGCCGGGTGAAAATTCCGTTCACGTTCAAGAACAAGAGGTAA